GTCAGTTCAGGAACACCGTCATAAATAGCCGAAACATCAGTGCTTGTCCCGCCTACATCGATGACAGCACAGGTATCACGACCTGAAAGATAGGATGCACCCACAAGGCTTGCAGCAGGACCCGAGAAGATGGATTCTACCGGCTTTTCCAGGGCATCCCTGAGTCCTACAACCGTACCATCGCACTTCAACATCAGTAGTTTAGCATCAATATCCCTGCGTTCGATCTCTTTGAGCACCGACTTGATGAACTGGTCCGAAATCGGCAACAACTGTGCATTCAGGGAGGCGGTCACAGCTCTCTCATATGCACCAAGATCCTGGGAAAGTTCATGGCCGCAGACCACAGGCATCCCCGTAAGTTCATGAACCACATCACGTATCATGTTTTCATGTTCCGGGTTGCGGATGCTAAAAAAGGAAGAGACTGCAAAGGCTGCGACGTCATCTTTGACTTTTCCCGCAAATTCCTTTACCTTTTCTATTTCCAGGGAAACATTTTCTTCACCATTGAAAGTGTGACCACCTTCTACGCGGGTAATGTGCCTGGCCGGAAAATCACCTTTCATTGAATGTTCACCCACAAGAATGAGTGCCACAGGACTGCCAGTATCTTCAAGTACCGTATTGGTGGCCAGAGTCGTTGAAACCGATACAAGGCTTACATTGTCAAGATGTTCTTGTTCGAGGTTGTCAATAGCATTCCTGATACCTGTTATCAGGTCAGGATAGGTTGTAAGTGCTTTACCCGAACTTACAACAGAACCATCGGAATCCCTGACCAGAATAACATCTGTATAGGTACCTCCTGCATCGATCCCAAGACTGAATTGCATAATTACAGAACTCCTTTTTAGAATACCGGCATAAAGTATTTTACTTTTATTTGAGTTCTCTGGGCTGTTTCTTTTCAGGCAGCTCAGGAAGAGGCATGGTGTTGATAAGAACAGGGCTTTTAACATCCTTTGCCCGCTCGACAACAAGTTCTTTTCCTTTCTGGGTCAGGGCGAAGAGTGGCACTGCGGTTCCCACCTGGGCAAGTGGTTTTACGAGGTCCCTCATATGTTTTGATGCACAGCTGGTTGTAATATCCGCGTTATCGACAATCTTCTGGATATCTTCCTTGCTCAGACCTGTAACATGCACGCCAATTATTACCAGATCAAGATTCATTTCCGCTTCAAGTTCTCTCAGCTCTTCCGCCACATCAGGGAAGGCCACAGTTACTGCAATTTTCTTGCTGCCAAGCTCGACTGCCTTTTTCACACCTGCGACCGGATCCATTCTTGCAGTTGATGGATCAAGCACGGTCCCTCCACGCTCGGTGATACCTTTAATGATACCTTCAATTGGCTCTGTTTCCACAAGACCGGACATCCTGCCACCCATACCCTGAACAAGGGTCGGATTGCTGGAAATTACAGTTCCTGCTCCGTCACAGGCTGTTACCGTTGTATCAAGCAAACCACGGCTCAGGCCCGTCATCATGATCTCACTTGCCCCAAATCCGACAAAGTCCTCGAGTTCCAGACGACGTTTATCGGTGAACATCCCAAAGTCGCTTATTCTGAACTCCATGTTCTTCCTGACATCTTCCGGGGTTATCTCCTCGATACCGCGCAGCTTGGC
The window above is part of the Methanolobus zinderi genome. Proteins encoded here:
- a CDS encoding methanogenesis marker 8 protein — translated: MPHIMELVGKTRVVVKDGEVIEVGEPEVKWCPIFAKLRGIEEITPEDVRKNMEFRISDFGMFTDKRRLELEDFVGFGASEIMMTGLSRGLLDTTVTACDGAGTVISSNPTLVQGMGGRMSGLVETEPIEGIIKGITERGGTVLDPSTARMDPVAGVKKAVELGSKKIAVTVAFPDVAEELRELEAEMNLDLVIIGVHVTGLSKEDIQKIVDNADITTSCASKHMRDLVKPLAQVGTAVPLFALTQKGKELVVERAKDVKSPVLINTMPLPELPEKKQPRELK